Proteins encoded by one window of Enterobacter hormaechei subsp. xiangfangensis:
- a CDS encoding heme ABC transporter ATP-binding protein, producing MAERYTAENLTFTRSGRTLTDNVSVSLSQGELVTLIGPNGAGKSTLLRLLTGYLKPDSGGCSLAGKALDEWHPQVLSRYRAVMRQQSQPEFDWQVEEIVGMGRAPWTRHPEPSIVREVLQLTGCLPLAGRRYHALSGGEQQRVQLARALAQLWRDGTPRGWLFLDEPTSALDLYHQQHLLRLLKSLTRQGHLHACVVLHDLNLAALWSDRILLLHNGRIVSQGIPEKVLQADALARWYGAQVHVGRHPAHAAPQVFLAP from the coding sequence ATGGCTGAACGTTATACGGCTGAAAATCTGACTTTTACCCGGTCTGGCCGCACGCTGACAGATAACGTTTCGGTGTCACTGTCGCAGGGAGAGCTGGTTACATTGATCGGCCCCAACGGCGCGGGGAAATCCACGCTGCTGCGGCTGCTGACCGGCTATCTGAAACCCGACAGCGGAGGCTGTTCGCTGGCGGGAAAAGCGCTGGATGAATGGCATCCGCAGGTGCTGTCGCGCTATCGGGCGGTGATGCGCCAGCAATCTCAGCCTGAATTTGACTGGCAGGTGGAGGAGATCGTTGGAATGGGGCGTGCGCCCTGGACGCGTCACCCGGAACCGTCAATTGTGCGTGAGGTGTTGCAGCTGACCGGTTGCCTGCCGCTGGCCGGCAGGCGCTATCATGCCCTCTCGGGGGGCGAGCAACAGCGCGTCCAGCTCGCCCGCGCGCTGGCGCAGCTGTGGCGTGACGGAACGCCACGCGGCTGGCTGTTTCTCGACGAACCCACTTCCGCGCTGGATCTCTACCACCAGCAGCATCTGCTGCGCCTGTTGAAATCGCTGACCCGTCAGGGCCATCTTCACGCCTGCGTGGTGCTGCACGATCTCAATCTTGCCGCATTATGGTCGGACCGGATCCTGCTGTTACACAACGGCAGGATTGTTTCTCAGGGCATACCGGAGAAGGTTTTGCAGGCCGACGCGCTGGCACGCTGGTACGGTGCGCAGGTGCACGTCGGCAGACATCCGGCGCACGCCGCGCCGCAGGTTTTTCTCGCCCCTTAG
- a CDS encoding FecCD family ABC transporter permease — protein sequence MSRRITLSLWLLAGSLTVMTIMATGFGALRLPVNVLWSGSDETLRQIWLTIRLPRVLLALVIGGSLALAGCVMQGLFRNPLADPGLLGISSGAALAVALWVVLPLALPALVMLYAPMLAAFLGALAATGVIFLLSKQHDTSLSRLLLVGIAINALCGAAVGVLSWVSNDAQLRQLSLWGMGSLGQAQWSTLLAVTSLMVPAALAIWRCASALNLLQLGEEEAHYLGVDVALVQRILLLCSALLVAAAVAVSGVIGFVGLVVPHLMRMWLGADHRATLPGTVLAGALLLLVADTVARTLVAPAEMPVGLLTSILGAPWFLWLIFRRGEQHG from the coding sequence ATGTCCCGGCGCATCACATTATCGTTATGGCTTCTGGCGGGGTCGCTTACCGTCATGACGATCATGGCTACCGGTTTTGGGGCGTTACGCCTGCCGGTGAACGTGCTCTGGAGCGGCAGCGATGAGACGCTACGCCAGATCTGGCTCACCATCCGTCTGCCCCGCGTGCTGCTGGCGCTGGTGATTGGCGGGTCGCTGGCGCTCGCCGGCTGCGTCATGCAGGGGCTGTTCCGCAATCCGCTTGCCGACCCGGGCCTGCTCGGGATCAGCAGCGGTGCGGCGCTGGCCGTCGCCCTGTGGGTGGTGCTCCCGCTCGCGCTGCCCGCGCTGGTGATGCTCTACGCCCCTATGCTGGCGGCATTTCTTGGGGCGCTGGCAGCCACAGGCGTGATCTTCCTGCTCAGCAAGCAGCATGACACCTCTCTGTCACGTCTGTTGCTGGTGGGTATCGCCATCAATGCCCTGTGCGGTGCGGCAGTGGGTGTGCTTTCGTGGGTCAGCAATGACGCCCAGCTGCGTCAGCTTTCACTCTGGGGAATGGGAAGTCTTGGTCAGGCGCAGTGGTCCACGCTGCTCGCCGTGACCTCGCTGATGGTGCCTGCCGCTCTGGCGATCTGGCGCTGTGCCAGTGCGTTAAATTTACTGCAACTGGGTGAAGAGGAAGCGCATTACCTTGGCGTGGACGTTGCCCTTGTACAGCGAATATTACTGTTATGCAGCGCCCTGCTGGTCGCTGCGGCTGTCGCCGTCAGCGGCGTGATTGGCTTTGTCGGACTCGTGGTGCCGCACCTGATGCGCATGTGGTTGGGCGCCGATCACCGGGCAACCCTCCCCGGCACGGTACTCGCGGGCGCGTTACTGCTGCTGGTGGCGGATACGGTCGCGCGCACCCTGGTCGCCCCGGCAGAAATGCCGGTCGGCCTGCTCACCAGTATCCTTGGCGCTCCCTGGTTCTTATGGCTCATTTTTCGTCGTGGAGAACAGCATGGCTGA
- a CDS encoding heme/hemin ABC transporter substrate-binding protein: MKNWFALLCALPLVAVAAPERIVALGGDVTEIVYALGAESSLVARDSTSQWPQATNALPDVGYLRQLNAEGILSVRPTLVLASDQAQPSLALKQVEQSHVRVVTVPGTPDLRAIDEKVRVIAQATHHEAQGETLRSSLRQALAALPSIPLNKRVLFILSHGGMTAMAAGQQTGADAAIRAAGLQNAMQGFTRYQPLSQEGVMASQPDLVVISQEGLNALGGEENLWKLPGLAQTPAGRSKQVLAIDDMALLGFSVRTPKAIQQLRARAEQLP, translated from the coding sequence ATGAAAAACTGGTTTGCCCTGCTCTGCGCCCTGCCGCTGGTCGCCGTCGCCGCGCCGGAGAGAATTGTCGCCCTCGGCGGCGACGTGACGGAGATCGTCTACGCCCTCGGCGCGGAGTCTTCTCTGGTTGCGCGCGACAGTACCAGCCAGTGGCCGCAGGCGACAAACGCGCTGCCTGACGTGGGGTATCTTCGCCAGCTGAATGCGGAGGGGATTTTGTCCGTACGCCCGACGCTGGTGCTGGCAAGCGACCAGGCGCAGCCCTCTCTGGCGCTGAAGCAGGTTGAACAGAGCCACGTCCGCGTGGTTACCGTTCCCGGCACGCCTGACCTGCGCGCGATTGACGAAAAAGTGAGGGTGATAGCTCAGGCGACGCATCATGAGGCGCAAGGGGAAACCCTGCGCAGCTCGCTGCGTCAGGCGCTGGCGGCACTGCCCTCAATACCGCTCAACAAGCGGGTGCTGTTTATCCTCAGCCACGGCGGAATGACCGCAATGGCGGCCGGGCAACAGACCGGCGCGGATGCGGCAATACGCGCCGCCGGGTTGCAGAACGCCATGCAGGGCTTTACCCGCTATCAGCCGCTTTCCCAGGAGGGGGTGATGGCCAGCCAGCCGGATCTGGTGGTGATTTCGCAGGAGGGCCTTAACGCGCTGGGCGGCGAAGAAAATCTGTGGAAACTGCCCGGTCTGGCGCAAACGCCAGCGGGACGAAGCAAGCAGGTGCTGGCTATTGATGACATGGCCCTGCTGGGCTTCAGCGTCCGCACGCCGAAAGCCATACAACAGCTGCGTGCCAGAGCGGAGCAACTGCCCTGA
- the chuS gene encoding hematinate-forming heme oxygenase ChuS, giving the protein MGHYTRWLELKEEHPGKYARDIAGLMHISEAELAFARVGHDAWRLRGEIREILAALESVGETKCICRNEYAVHEQIGAFTNQHLGGHAGLVLNPRALDLRLFLNQWASAFHISETTSRGERQSIQFFDHQGDALLKVYTTDHTDVAAWGDVLTRFIIADNPALALKAVEAPAHSDGADAGSVEKEWRAMTDVHQFFSLLKRHNLSRQQAFRLVSDDLACKVDNSALAQLLETARQDRNEIMIFVGNRGCVQIFTGVVEKLTPMKGWLNIFNPTFTLHLLEEAVAETWVTRKPTADGHVTSLELFAADGTQIAQLYGQRTEGEPEQSQWRRQIDALTPEGLAA; this is encoded by the coding sequence ATGGGTCACTACACACGCTGGCTTGAGCTTAAAGAAGAACATCCGGGTAAGTACGCCCGTGATATCGCCGGATTAATGCACATCAGCGAAGCAGAGCTGGCATTTGCGCGTGTTGGACACGACGCCTGGCGGCTGCGCGGTGAAATCCGTGAGATTCTGGCGGCGCTGGAGTCGGTGGGGGAAACCAAATGCATCTGCCGTAACGAATACGCCGTTCATGAACAGATCGGAGCGTTTACTAACCAGCACCTCGGCGGCCACGCCGGGCTGGTGCTAAATCCGCGTGCGCTGGATTTGCGTTTGTTCCTCAACCAGTGGGCGAGCGCGTTTCACATAAGTGAAACGACCTCCCGCGGCGAACGTCAGAGCATTCAGTTCTTCGATCATCAGGGCGACGCTTTACTTAAGGTCTACACCACGGATCACACCGACGTTGCCGCCTGGGGCGACGTGCTGACCCGTTTTATCATTGCCGATAACCCCGCTCTGGCGCTAAAGGCTGTCGAGGCCCCTGCGCATTCCGACGGTGCTGATGCAGGCTCGGTGGAGAAAGAGTGGCGCGCCATGACCGACGTGCATCAGTTCTTTAGCTTACTGAAGCGCCATAACCTGAGCCGCCAGCAGGCGTTTCGTCTGGTGAGTGACGATCTGGCCTGTAAGGTGGATAACAGCGCGCTGGCACAGCTGCTGGAGACGGCGCGACAGGACAGAAACGAAATCATGATCTTCGTCGGCAACCGCGGCTGCGTGCAGATTTTCACCGGTGTGGTGGAAAAACTGACGCCCATGAAAGGCTGGCTGAACATCTTCAACCCAACCTTTACCCTGCACCTGCTGGAGGAGGCCGTCGCGGAGACGTGGGTAACGCGCAAGCCGACGGCGGACGGTCACGTCACCAGCCTGGAGCTGTTTGCGGCGGATGGCACCCAAATCGCCCAGCTCTATGGGCAGCGTACCGAAGGCGAGCCTGAGCAGAGCCAGTGGCGTCGCCAGATTGACGCCCTGACGCCAGAAGGGCTGGCCGCATGA
- a CDS encoding TonB-dependent hemoglobin/transferrin/lactoferrin family receptor has product MPHLQSASLRPSLLALAIVSTLPGVTFAAADEITVTATGNARSAFEAPMMVSVIDATAPENQTASSAADLLRKVPGLTLDGTGRTNGQDVNLRGYDRRGVLVLVDGVRQGTDTGHLNSTFLDPALIKRIEVVRGPSALLYGSGALGGVISYDTVDASDLLDAGKNSGYRVFATGATGDHSIGMGASAYGRTDTLDGVVSWSSRDRGDIRQSDGARAPNDESINNMLAKGSWKIDPAQTLSGSLRYYNNDAQEPKNPQTTDASSSNPMTDRSTIQRDAQLGYRIAPAGNNWLNADAKIYWSEARINAQNIDASGEFRKQTTKGGKVENRTRLFSDSFASHLLTYGGEYYRQEQHPGGATTGFPDAKIDFSSGWLQDEITLRDLPVTLLGGTRYDNYRGSSSGYDDVDADKWSSRAGLTVSPADWLMLFGSYAQAFRAPTMGEMYNDSKHFSIGSFYTNYWVPNPNLRPETNETQEFGFGLRFDDLLLANDALEFKASYFDTKAKDYISTTVDFAAATTTSYNVPNAKIWGWDMMATYATSLFNLDVAYNRTRGKDTDTGEYISSINPDTVTSKLDIPVAQSGFSVGWIGTFVERSTHISSSYSEQPGYAVNDFYVSYKGQQQFKGITTTLVLGNAFDKAYWSPQGIPQDGRNGKIFVSYQW; this is encoded by the coding sequence ATGCCACACCTGCAATCCGCGTCTTTACGCCCGTCTCTTCTGGCGCTGGCGATTGTCAGCACCCTGCCGGGCGTTACGTTTGCCGCTGCAGACGAGATCACCGTCACCGCCACCGGCAATGCCCGCAGCGCCTTTGAAGCCCCCATGATGGTGAGCGTGATTGACGCCACCGCGCCGGAAAACCAGACCGCCAGCTCCGCTGCCGACCTGCTGCGCAAGGTGCCCGGTCTGACGCTGGACGGCACCGGGCGCACCAACGGTCAGGACGTTAACCTCCGTGGCTATGACCGCCGTGGCGTGCTGGTGCTGGTGGATGGCGTGCGCCAGGGCACCGATACCGGACACCTGAACAGCACGTTCCTCGATCCGGCGCTGATCAAACGTATCGAAGTGGTGCGCGGCCCTTCCGCCTTGCTGTACGGCAGCGGCGCGCTGGGCGGCGTAATTTCGTATGACACCGTCGACGCCAGCGATCTGCTGGATGCAGGTAAAAACAGCGGCTATCGCGTATTTGCTACCGGTGCAACGGGCGATCACAGCATCGGGATGGGCGCCAGCGCCTATGGCCGCACCGATACCCTGGACGGTGTGGTCTCCTGGTCCAGCCGCGATCGCGGCGACATTCGCCAGAGTGACGGCGCGAGGGCGCCAAACGACGAATCCATCAACAATATGCTGGCGAAAGGCAGTTGGAAAATCGATCCGGCGCAGACGCTGAGCGGCTCTCTGCGCTACTACAATAACGACGCGCAGGAGCCGAAAAATCCGCAGACCACGGATGCCAGCAGCAGTAACCCGATGACCGATCGTTCCACCATTCAGCGCGATGCCCAGCTTGGCTACCGCATTGCGCCAGCCGGAAACAACTGGCTCAACGCCGATGCGAAAATTTACTGGTCCGAAGCGCGGATCAACGCCCAGAACATCGACGCCAGCGGCGAGTTCCGTAAGCAGACCACCAAAGGCGGCAAAGTCGAAAACCGCACCCGCCTGTTCAGCGACTCCTTCGCCTCGCACCTGCTGACCTACGGCGGAGAATACTATCGTCAGGAGCAACACCCTGGCGGCGCGACCACCGGCTTCCCGGACGCTAAAATCGACTTCAGCTCCGGCTGGTTGCAGGATGAGATTACTCTGCGCGACCTGCCGGTAACGCTTCTCGGCGGGACGCGTTACGACAACTACCGCGGCAGCAGCAGCGGTTACGATGACGTGGATGCGGATAAGTGGTCATCACGCGCCGGGTTAACCGTGAGTCCAGCCGACTGGCTGATGCTGTTCGGCTCTTACGCCCAGGCCTTCCGCGCGCCAACGATGGGCGAGATGTATAACGACTCGAAGCACTTCTCTATCGGCAGCTTCTACACCAACTACTGGGTGCCGAACCCGAACCTGCGTCCGGAAACTAACGAAACCCAGGAGTTCGGTTTTGGGCTACGTTTTGACGACCTGCTGCTCGCCAACGACGCGCTGGAGTTCAAAGCCAGCTACTTCGACACCAAAGCGAAAGATTACATCTCCACTACCGTCGATTTTGCGGCGGCCACCACCACGTCCTATAACGTACCAAATGCCAAAATCTGGGGCTGGGACATGATGGCGACCTACGCGACCAGCCTGTTCAACCTGGACGTGGCCTACAACCGCACGCGCGGGAAAGATACCGACACGGGCGAATACATCTCCAGCATCAACCCGGACACCGTCACCAGCAAGCTGGATATCCCGGTGGCGCAAAGCGGATTCTCCGTGGGCTGGATCGGCACCTTCGTCGAACGTTCAACGCACATCAGCAGCAGCTACAGCGAGCAGCCTGGCTACGCAGTGAATGATTTCTACGTCAGCTATAAAGGTCAGCAGCAGTTCAAAGGCATCACCACCACCCTCGTGCTGGGGAACGCCTTCGACAAAGCCTACTGGTCACCGCAGGGCATCCCGCAGGATGGCCGCAACGGCAAGATCTTCGTCAGTTATCAATGGTAA
- the hemP gene encoding hemin uptake protein HemP, which translates to MSPTDNSAATPTKTHTAPSPAPTDRRIDSKSLLGEEGRVIIEHDGQHYLLRQTNAGKLILTK; encoded by the coding sequence ATGTCACCGACCGATAACAGCGCGGCAACGCCAACAAAAACACACACAGCGCCGTCCCCTGCTCCCACCGATCGCCGAATCGACAGTAAAAGCCTGTTGGGTGAGGAGGGACGGGTCATTATCGAGCATGACGGCCAGCACTACCTGCTGCGCCAGACCAATGCCGGAAAACTGATCCTGACTAAATAA
- the aroH gene encoding 3-deoxy-7-phosphoheptulonate synthase AroH: protein MNKTDELRTARIDSLVTPAELARLHPVSAEVADHVTASRRRIEKILNGEDKRLLVVIGPCSIHDLDAAMDYAQRLQTLRGTYQDRLEIVMRTYFEKPRTVVGWKGLISDPDLNGSYRVNHGIALARKLLLQVNELGVPTATEFLDMVTGQFIADLISWGAIGARTTESQIHREMASALSCPVGFKNGTDGNTRIAVDAIRASRASHMFLSPDKNGQMTIYQTSGNPFGHIIMRGGKKPNYHAEDIAAACETLAEFDLPEHLVVDFSHGNCQKQHRRQLDVCEEVCQQIRSGSTAIAGIMAESFIKEGTQKIVAGQQMVYGQSITDPCLSWEDSERLLEMLASAVDSRF, encoded by the coding sequence ATGAACAAAACCGACGAACTGCGCACCGCGCGCATTGATAGCCTGGTCACACCGGCTGAACTGGCCAGGCTGCATCCCGTTTCCGCCGAGGTGGCGGACCATGTGACGGCCTCCCGTCGCCGCATCGAAAAAATTCTCAATGGTGAAGACAAACGTCTTCTGGTGGTGATTGGCCCCTGCTCCATCCACGACCTGGACGCGGCAATGGATTATGCACAACGCCTTCAGACGCTGCGCGGCACGTATCAGGATCGCCTGGAGATCGTGATGCGTACCTACTTTGAAAAGCCCCGTACCGTCGTGGGCTGGAAAGGATTGATTTCCGATCCGGATCTGAACGGTAGCTACCGGGTGAATCACGGTATTGCGCTGGCGCGCAAGCTGCTGTTACAGGTTAACGAGCTGGGCGTGCCGACTGCCACCGAATTTCTGGATATGGTGACCGGACAGTTTATTGCCGACCTCATAAGCTGGGGCGCGATTGGCGCGCGTACCACCGAAAGTCAGATCCACCGTGAAATGGCGTCGGCGCTCTCCTGTCCGGTGGGCTTCAAAAACGGAACGGACGGTAATACCCGAATTGCCGTAGATGCCATCCGCGCGTCACGCGCCAGCCATATGTTCCTCTCGCCGGATAAAAATGGCCAGATGACCATCTACCAGACCAGCGGCAACCCGTTCGGACATATCATTATGCGTGGCGGTAAAAAACCGAATTACCATGCAGAAGATATTGCCGCCGCTTGCGAAACGCTGGCGGAATTTGACCTGCCGGAGCATCTGGTGGTGGATTTCAGCCACGGCAATTGTCAGAAACAGCACCGCCGCCAGCTGGACGTCTGCGAGGAAGTTTGCCAGCAGATCCGCAGCGGCTCGACCGCCATTGCAGGAATTATGGCGGAGAGCTTTATCAAAGAAGGCACGCAGAAGATCGTCGCCGGACAGCAAATGGTCTACGGCCAGTCAATCACCGACCCGTGCCTGAGCTGGGAAGACAGCGAACGGCTGCTGGAGATGCTGGCGTCTGCGGTAGATTCGCGCTTCTAA
- the ppsR gene encoding posphoenolpyruvate synthetase regulatory kinase/phosphorylase PpsR, with protein MDNAVDRHVFYISDGTAITAEVLGHAVMSQFPVSINSITLPFVENESRAKAVKDQIDAIYQQTGVRPLVFYSIVIPEIRNIILQSEGFCQDIVQALVAPLQSELKLDPTPIAHRTHGLNPGNLTKYDARIAAIDYTLAHDDGISLRNLDQAQVILLGVSRCGKTPTSLYLAMQFGIRAANYPFIADDMDNLVLPAALKPLQHKLFGLTINPERLAAIREERRENSRYASMRQCRMEVSEVEALYRKNQIPWLNSTNYSVEEIATKILDIMGLNRRMY; from the coding sequence ATGGATAATGCTGTCGATCGCCACGTTTTTTATATTTCTGATGGGACGGCGATTACCGCCGAGGTGCTGGGACACGCGGTGATGTCGCAGTTTCCGGTATCGATAAACAGCATCACGCTGCCGTTCGTGGAAAATGAGAGCCGGGCCAAAGCGGTCAAGGACCAGATCGACGCTATTTACCAGCAGACCGGCGTTCGTCCGCTGGTGTTCTATTCCATTGTGATCCCTGAGATCCGCAATATCATTCTGCAAAGCGAGGGCTTCTGTCAGGACATCGTGCAGGCGCTGGTTGCCCCCTTGCAAAGCGAACTGAAGCTCGACCCGACGCCGATCGCCCACCGTACCCACGGGCTGAACCCCGGTAACCTGACCAAATACGATGCGCGTATTGCCGCTATTGACTACACCCTGGCGCACGACGACGGGATCTCGCTGCGCAATCTCGACCAGGCGCAGGTGATTTTGCTCGGCGTGTCGCGCTGCGGTAAAACTCCCACCAGCCTATACCTGGCAATGCAGTTTGGCATCCGCGCCGCCAACTACCCCTTTATTGCCGATGATATGGATAACCTGGTGCTGCCCGCCGCGCTCAAGCCGCTCCAGCATAAGCTGTTTGGGCTGACTATCAACCCGGAACGACTGGCGGCGATCCGCGAAGAACGTCGCGAGAACAGCCGCTACGCCTCGATGCGCCAGTGCCGAATGGAAGTCTCTGAAGTCGAAGCGCTGTACCGGAAAAATCAAATTCCCTGGCTGAACAGTACCAACTATTCAGTAGAAGAAATTGCCACCAAGATCCTCGATATCATGGGGCTAAATCGCCGCATGTACTAA
- the ppsA gene encoding phosphoenolpyruvate synthase — MSNNGSSPLVLWYNQLGMNDVDRVGGKNASLGEMITNLSGMGVSVPNGFATTADAFNLFLDQSGVNQRIYDLLDKTDIDDVTELAKAGAQIRQWIIDTPFQPELEKAIHDAYNQLSADDAQASFAVRSSATAEDMPDASFAGQQETFLNVQGYEAVLVAVKHVFASLFNDRAISYRVHQGYDHRGVALSAGVQRMVRSDVGSSGVMFSIDTESGFDQVVFITSAWGLGEMVVQGAVNPDEFYVHKPTLAANRPAVVRRTMGSKKIRMIYAPTQEHGKQVTIEDVPQEQRDCFSLTDAEVEELAKQAVQIEKHYGRPMDIEWAKDGHTGKLFIVQARPETVRSRGQVMERYTLHAQGKIVAEGRAIGHRIGAGPVKVIHDISEMNRIQPGDVLVTDMTDPDWEPIMKKAAAIVTNRGGRTCHAAIIARELGIPAVVGCGDATERMKDDQNVTVSCAEGDTGYVYADILDFSVKSSSVDTMPDLPLKIMMNVGNPDRAFDFACLPNEGVGLARLEFIINRMIGVHPRALLEFDDQDAKLQNEIREMMKGYDSPREFYVGRLTEGIATLGAAFYPKRVIVRLSDFKSNEYANLVGGERYEPEEENPMLGFRGAGRYVSESFRDCFALECEAVKRVRNDMGLTNVEIMIPFVRTVDQAKAVVDELARQGLKRGENGLKIIMMCEIPSNALLAEQFLEHFDGFSIGSNDMTQLALGLDRDSGVVSELFDERNEAVKALLSMAIRAAKKQGKYVGICGQGPSDHEDFAAWLMDEGIDSLSLNPDTVVQTWLSLAELNK, encoded by the coding sequence ATGTCCAACAATGGCTCGTCACCGCTGGTGCTTTGGTATAACCAACTCGGCATGAATGATGTAGACAGAGTTGGGGGCAAAAATGCCTCCCTGGGTGAAATGATTACAAATCTGTCCGGTATGGGTGTCTCCGTACCTAACGGATTTGCCACAACCGCCGATGCGTTTAACCTGTTTTTAGACCAGAGCGGTGTAAACCAGCGCATTTACGACCTGCTGGATAAAACGGATATTGATGATGTCACCGAGCTTGCCAAAGCCGGCGCGCAAATCCGCCAGTGGATTATCGACACACCTTTCCAGCCGGAACTGGAAAAAGCCATCCATGACGCCTACAACCAGCTTTCCGCTGACGACGCGCAGGCCTCCTTTGCCGTGCGCTCTTCCGCTACCGCAGAAGATATGCCGGATGCCTCTTTCGCCGGGCAGCAGGAAACCTTCCTCAACGTCCAGGGTTACGAGGCGGTACTGGTGGCGGTGAAGCATGTGTTTGCTTCCCTGTTCAACGACCGCGCCATCTCCTATCGCGTCCATCAGGGCTATGACCACCGCGGCGTCGCGCTCTCCGCAGGCGTACAGCGCATGGTGCGCTCCGACGTGGGCTCTTCCGGCGTGATGTTCTCTATCGACACTGAATCCGGCTTCGACCAGGTGGTGTTTATCACCTCCGCATGGGGTCTGGGCGAGATGGTGGTGCAGGGGGCGGTGAACCCTGACGAATTCTATGTGCACAAGCCTACGCTGGCGGCTAACCGTCCGGCAGTGGTACGCCGCACCATGGGCTCGAAAAAAATCCGCATGATCTATGCCCCGACGCAAGAACATGGCAAGCAGGTCACCATTGAAGATGTGCCGCAGGAGCAGCGGGATTGCTTCTCCCTGACCGACGCCGAAGTGGAAGAGCTGGCGAAGCAGGCGGTGCAGATTGAAAAACACTATGGCCGTCCGATGGACATCGAGTGGGCCAAAGACGGACACACCGGCAAGCTCTTTATCGTGCAGGCGCGTCCGGAAACCGTCCGTTCACGCGGTCAGGTCATGGAGCGCTACACCCTGCACGCGCAGGGCAAAATTGTCGCGGAAGGCCGCGCAATCGGCCACCGCATCGGTGCCGGTCCGGTGAAAGTGATCCACGACATTAGCGAGATGAACCGCATTCAGCCCGGCGACGTGCTGGTGACCGACATGACCGACCCGGACTGGGAACCGATCATGAAGAAAGCGGCTGCCATCGTCACCAACCGCGGTGGCCGTACCTGTCACGCGGCAATCATTGCCCGTGAGCTGGGGATCCCGGCGGTAGTCGGCTGTGGTGACGCGACCGAACGCATGAAGGACGACCAGAACGTGACGGTCTCCTGTGCCGAAGGCGATACCGGTTACGTGTATGCCGATATCCTCGACTTCAGCGTGAAAAGCTCCAGCGTGGATACCATGCCGGATCTGCCGCTGAAGATCATGATGAACGTCGGCAACCCGGACCGCGCGTTTGACTTCGCCTGCCTGCCGAACGAAGGCGTGGGCCTGGCGCGTCTGGAATTTATTATTAACCGTATGATCGGGGTGCACCCGCGTGCGCTGCTGGAGTTTGACGACCAGGACGCAAAACTGCAAAACGAAATCCGCGAGATGATGAAGGGTTACGACTCGCCGAGAGAGTTCTATGTTGGTCGTCTGACGGAAGGGATCGCCACGCTCGGCGCGGCCTTCTACCCGAAACGCGTGATCGTGCGTCTGTCGGACTTTAAGTCCAACGAATACGCCAACCTGGTGGGCGGCGAACGCTACGAGCCGGAAGAAGAGAACCCGATGCTGGGCTTCCGCGGCGCCGGACGCTACGTGTCGGAAAGCTTCCGCGACTGCTTCGCGCTGGAGTGCGAGGCGGTAAAACGCGTGCGCAACGACATGGGGCTGACCAACGTGGAAATCATGATCCCGTTCGTCCGTACCGTGGATCAGGCGAAGGCGGTGGTAGATGAGCTGGCGCGTCAGGGGCTGAAGCGCGGCGAGAACGGGCTGAAGATCATCATGATGTGTGAAATTCCGTCCAACGCCCTGCTGGCCGAGCAGTTCCTGGAGCACTTCGACGGCTTCTCCATTGGCTCGAATGACATGACGCAGCTGGCGCTCGGCCTGGACCGCGACTCCGGCGTTGTCTCTGAGCTGTTCGATGAGCGTAACGAGGCGGTGAAAGCGCTGCTCTCCATGGCCATCCGCGCGGCGAAGAAACAGGGTAAATATGTCGGGATTTGCGGCCAGGGTCCTTCTGACCATGAAGACTTTGCGGCCTGGCTGATGGACGAGGGAATTGATAGCCTCTCCCTGAACCCGGACACCGTGGTGCAGACCTGGCTGAGCCTGGCAGAGCTGAACAAGTAA